A genomic stretch from Dissulfurispira thermophila includes:
- the rfaE2 gene encoding D-glycero-beta-D-manno-heptose 1-phosphate adenylyltransferase produces MGQILNWDDLKTVIDKLKANGKKIVFTNGCFDIIHIGHIRYLREAKKLGDILIVGLNSDSSVSKIKPGRPINTERHRAEILSSLEMVDYVTIFNEDTPYELIKHLMPDVLVKGGDWKIEDIVGSDIVTEVYSLPYVEGISTTEIINKIISSEKNL; encoded by the coding sequence ATGGGACAGATACTGAACTGGGATGACCTAAAAACAGTGATTGACAAGCTCAAGGCCAATGGTAAGAAGATCGTCTTCACCAATGGCTGTTTTGACATAATACATATCGGGCATATCAGGTATCTAAGAGAAGCTAAAAAATTAGGAGATATATTAATTGTTGGCCTGAACTCTGATTCATCTGTAAGTAAAATCAAACCAGGGAGACCAATAAATACAGAAAGACATCGAGCAGAAATCCTGTCATCTCTTGAGATGGTAGATTATGTGACAATATTTAATGAAGATACCCCATATGAACTGATCAAGCATCTCATGCCCGATGTCCTTGTAAAAGGTGGTGACTGGAAAATAGAAGACATTGTTGGCTCTGACATCGTGACAGAGGTTTATAGCCTGCCATATGTTGAGGGTATATCTACAACAGAGATAATAAATAAAATAATATCATCAGAGAAAAATTTGTGA
- the rseP gene encoding RIP metalloprotease RseP: MSILSAILLFGFLIFIHELGHFIFAKINKVKVLKFSLGFGPKIIGKKIRDTEYLISAVPLGGYVKMLGEDPEEEVENSEKEISYKNQPVLKRASIVFAGPVFNLLTAVVIFFFVFMIGVPTLLPIVGEIMPDTPASKAGLLKGDRILSIDGKPIRHWGEMTDIIYRSADKTLHMNIQRNSETIDISITPKSKKIKDIFGEEKEIGLIGVKPSGETITIKENAFNSIKSAFLRTWEISALTIVGIIKLIQRIIPADTIGGPILIFQLAEKQASAGALNFFTFAAVISINLGILNLLPIPILDGGHLLFLGIEAIRKKPLSEKATMIAHRIGLALVIALMVFAMYNDFFRLISGKPIP; the protein is encoded by the coding sequence ATGAGCATATTATCTGCCATACTTTTATTTGGATTTTTAATATTTATTCATGAATTAGGACATTTCATATTTGCAAAAATAAACAAAGTAAAGGTCCTAAAATTCTCTCTTGGCTTTGGTCCAAAGATAATTGGCAAAAAAATTAGAGATACAGAATACCTAATATCAGCCGTTCCTCTTGGAGGGTATGTGAAAATGCTTGGAGAAGACCCCGAAGAAGAAGTGGAAAATTCCGAAAAGGAAATATCTTACAAAAACCAGCCAGTACTAAAAAGGGCATCTATAGTATTTGCTGGCCCGGTATTCAATCTCTTGACAGCAGTGGTCATATTCTTCTTCGTATTTATGATAGGGGTGCCAACACTCCTTCCTATCGTGGGGGAGATAATGCCTGATACCCCAGCATCAAAGGCTGGTCTCTTAAAAGGCGATAGGATTCTATCAATAGATGGAAAACCCATAAGACACTGGGGAGAAATGACAGACATAATCTACAGAAGTGCAGATAAGACACTGCATATGAATATTCAGAGGAACTCAGAGACAATTGACATATCCATTACCCCTAAAAGCAAAAAAATCAAAGATATTTTTGGAGAGGAAAAAGAAATTGGGCTTATCGGTGTAAAACCTTCGGGAGAGACAATTACGATAAAAGAAAATGCATTTAATTCCATAAAAAGCGCTTTTCTGAGGACATGGGAAATCTCTGCCTTGACAATAGTTGGAATAATAAAACTCATACAGCGCATAATCCCAGCAGATACAATCGGAGGACCAATTCTTATCTTCCAGCTTGCAGAAAAACAGGCTTCTGCCGGGGCATTAAATTTCTTTACTTTTGCAGCAGTAATCAGTATAAACCTCGGCATACTAAATCTCCTGCCGATACCGATTCTTGATGGAGGACATCTCTTATTTTTAGGCATAGAGGCGATAAGAAAAAAACCCCTGAGTGAAAAAGCCACCATGATAGCCCATCGCATAGGGCTTGCATTGGTAATAGCTCTCATGGTATTTGCCATGTACAATGATTTCTTCAGATTAATCAGCGGAAAACCAATTCCATGA
- a CDS encoding chemotaxis protein CheW: MSELVAVSGTTEVMKSSGSDAILQLVTFTLGNEEYAVDILKVQEINRMKEITRVPNSPPYVEGVINLRGKVIPVVNLRKKFGLAEKENDEQSRIMIMDIQGITMGLVVDSVSEVLRVPSNIVEPTPPMASDISTEFIKGIAKLEDRLIILLDMDRLLGKAEETMMLEAVKAIE, translated from the coding sequence ATGAGCGAATTAGTAGCAGTATCAGGCACAACAGAGGTAATGAAATCTTCAGGAAGCGATGCGATATTGCAACTTGTAACCTTTACCCTCGGCAATGAGGAATACGCAGTTGACATCCTGAAGGTCCAGGAAATAAATAGGATGAAAGAGATTACAAGGGTGCCAAATTCACCACCTTATGTCGAAGGCGTAATAAACCTCAGGGGCAAAGTCATACCAGTAGTTAATCTCAGAAAAAAGTTCGGACTTGCTGAAAAAGAAAATGACGAACAATCACGAATAATGATAATGGACATTCAGGGTATTACAATGGGTCTTGTTGTTGATTCAGTATCAGAGGTATTAAGGGTGCCGTCAAACATAGTTGAACCAACACCTCCAATGGCATCAGATATAAGCACGGAATTCATAAAAGGCATAGCAAAACTTGAAGACAGGCTTATAATACTCCTTGATATGGATAGACTACTTGGAAAGGCAGAAGAAACCATGATGCTCGAGGCTGTAAAGGCAATTGAATGA
- a CDS encoding NUDIX hydrolase, translating into MRPATIKHLHSAGGVIFRKKAEGFEVALIATKNKTVWTLPKGLIDKGEDTETSAVREIREETGLTGKIIDTLGNKSYWFYLKDENIKCRKTVSYFLLEYISGNIEDYCWEVDEARWFDIEDAIKQVSYKSDREILEKAKEKLFTVHSSMFTDKDNAL; encoded by the coding sequence ATGAGACCTGCAACAATAAAACATTTACATTCTGCTGGCGGCGTTATTTTCAGAAAAAAAGCAGAAGGGTTTGAAGTTGCTCTCATTGCCACAAAGAATAAGACTGTATGGACATTGCCAAAAGGCTTAATCGATAAAGGAGAGGACACAGAGACATCTGCAGTAAGAGAAATTAGAGAAGAAACTGGTCTAACAGGCAAAATCATAGACACACTTGGCAATAAATCTTACTGGTTTTATCTCAAAGATGAAAACATAAAATGCAGAAAAACAGTATCATACTTTCTGCTTGAATATATCAGTGGAAATATAGAAGATTATTGCTGGGAAGTTGACGAGGCACGGTGGTTTGACATAGAAGATGCAATAAAACAAGTGTCATACAAAAGCGACAGGGAGATATTGGAAAAGGCAAAGGAGAAGTTGTTCACAGTTCACAGTTCAATGTTCACCGATAAAGACAATGCACTATGA
- a CDS encoding phosphatidate cytidylyltransferase: MLFSQKDLKKGARGGDKISPTLKRVIVAVIALPPFYLYITKLPPIFFLLLLTTVSVLAQMEFHAMYKTNRLISFSGIISGVILLCLPLIQPSGFSLQTLSFIFPFMLMACTRLFLIKDPSSSLKDISPAVVGFLYIPNLLLAQWHLRLRGYEWILFLYGCVWASDSLAYYIGKGMGKRRLYKEVSPNKTIAGAFGSVIGGMLSALLLGKLMMDNIAFYVLIAMGIAIGSITIVGDLIESMFKRDAGVKDSGSFIPGHGGILDKIDGALFAGPLLYWITLIL; this comes from the coding sequence GTGCTTTTTAGTCAGAAAGACCTAAAAAAAGGGGCTCGAGGTGGAGATAAAATCTCTCCAACACTGAAAAGGGTAATTGTTGCTGTCATTGCTTTGCCACCATTTTATCTTTATATAACAAAATTACCGCCTATTTTCTTCCTTTTGCTCTTAACCACTGTCTCGGTTTTAGCACAGATGGAGTTTCATGCAATGTATAAAACAAACAGACTGATTTCATTTTCAGGAATAATCAGCGGTGTTATTTTACTTTGTCTGCCCTTAATTCAGCCCTCAGGCTTTAGCCTCCAGACCCTATCCTTTATTTTCCCTTTCATGCTCATGGCTTGCACTCGTCTGTTTCTCATAAAAGACCCTTCTTCATCATTAAAAGACATATCCCCTGCCGTCGTAGGTTTTCTCTATATTCCAAATCTACTGCTTGCTCAGTGGCATCTGAGGCTTCGGGGCTATGAATGGATATTATTTCTATACGGCTGTGTGTGGGCGTCTGACAGTCTTGCCTATTATATAGGCAAAGGCATGGGGAAGAGAAGGCTCTATAAAGAAGTAAGTCCGAACAAGACCATCGCGGGTGCATTCGGCTCAGTAATTGGCGGGATGCTTTCTGCTTTACTGCTCGGCAAATTGATGATGGATAATATAGCATTTTATGTATTAATTGCCATGGGCATTGCAATAGGCTCTATTACGATTGTAGGTGATCTCATTGAATCTATGTTTAAAAGAGATGCCGGGGTAAAAGACTCAGGCTCTTTTATTCCAGGCCACGGCGGTATCCTTGACAAAATAGACGGTGCCCTTTTTGCAGGCCCATTGCTTTACTGGATAACATTAATACTTTAA
- a CDS encoding 1-deoxy-D-xylulose-5-phosphate reductoisomerase: MKNIVILGSTGSIGKSTLDVVSKFPDKFKIVGLTAGKNISLLIKQIEQFSPKVVAVSDEEAYQNLKSQISNLKSANPEILFGTEGISSVAAMPDADIVISAIVGSVGLLPTIAAIKTGKVIGLANKETLVMAGNIVTALVKKHGAILLPVDSEHSAIFQCIKGHEKSSIKKIILTASGGPFIGKKTEELKDISPENALKHPNWNMGRKITIDSATLMNKGLEVIEAHYLFDLPVEKIDVLIHPQSIVHSIVEFIDGTYIAQLSRPDMKGPIAYALSYPERLHDVVEAIDWQRLSGLTFQRPDYTTFSCLSLAYSALKAGGTMPAVLNASNEIAVTAFLDGIISFNSIPVIIEKVMEFHKIHSADNINIILEADKWARKKTKEIIAYSS; the protein is encoded by the coding sequence ATGAAAAATATAGTAATTTTAGGCTCTACCGGTTCCATAGGCAAAAGCACATTGGATGTTGTCTCGAAATTCCCCGACAAGTTCAAAATAGTTGGACTGACAGCCGGAAAAAATATATCCTTACTGATAAAACAGATAGAGCAATTCAGTCCAAAAGTAGTTGCTGTTTCAGATGAAGAAGCATACCAGAATCTCAAATCTCAAATCTCAAATCTCAAATCTGCAAATCCTGAAATACTCTTTGGAACAGAAGGCATTAGCAGTGTTGCTGCAATGCCAGATGCTGATATAGTCATTTCAGCCATTGTAGGCTCTGTCGGGCTCCTGCCTACCATTGCAGCAATAAAGACAGGCAAGGTCATAGGTCTTGCTAACAAAGAGACCCTTGTAATGGCTGGCAACATTGTAACGGCATTGGTTAAAAAGCATGGTGCAATCCTTTTACCTGTAGATAGTGAACACAGTGCAATATTTCAGTGCATAAAAGGGCATGAAAAAAGCTCTATAAAAAAAATAATACTTACTGCATCAGGCGGCCCTTTTATCGGTAAGAAGACTGAAGAGTTAAAAGACATCTCACCAGAAAATGCACTCAAACATCCTAACTGGAACATGGGCAGAAAGATAACCATAGACTCTGCAACTCTCATGAACAAAGGCCTTGAGGTAATAGAGGCGCATTACCTCTTTGATCTTCCAGTAGAAAAGATAGACGTGCTCATCCATCCACAGAGCATTGTGCATTCAATTGTTGAATTTATTGATGGAACTTATATAGCCCAGCTTTCAAGGCCTGATATGAAAGGACCAATCGCTTATGCCCTCTCATATCCTGAAAGACTGCATGATGTAGTAGAAGCAATTGATTGGCAAAGACTCTCAGGATTAACCTTTCAACGACCTGATTACACAACATTTTCCTGCCTTTCACTCGCATATTCAGCACTAAAGGCTGGAGGCACAATGCCTGCTGTGCTAAATGCCTCTAATGAGATTGCTGTGACCGCATTTCTGGATGGTATTATAAGTTTTAACAGCATACCTGTTATAATAGAAAAAGTAATGGAATTCCACAAAATTCACTCTGCTGATAATATTAATATCATCTTAGAGGCAGACAAGTGGGCGAGGAAAAAAACAAAAGAGATCATAGCTTATAGTTCATAA